Proteins from a single region of Chryseobacterium sp. T16E-39:
- a CDS encoding glycosyl hydrolase, whose product MKRREFLKQTSVAASGLVLLNVLPSYAYGMLKIGSSPYRKSLFEIFSNPENSYRPFVRWWWNGDKIEKAELARELRVLKDAGIGGVEINPISFPLRTDDMGKTSVDWLSDEWIDLLKFTLEEAKSLDMTCDLLVGTGFPMGGDFLEKEECSQIVVIAVKKLKGPLTTEFSLFDLYKEADPAITSPYSGRTMEMLEVKMVPDPLNHMDEVVNLSDQIKNGIIKVSVPKGEYAVYGLVKIERFMSVIQGAPGGMGPVLNHYNVEAVKKYLNRMSDAIQQKIGPLAPNIRSFFIDSLETEGTNWNSDMMSEFKKRRGYDLYPYLPFVLFKIGGMGNTTGQNILYPVKTGPEFKKMIDRMRYDFELTKAEIFEERFVHTFVQWCKDNKIKSRAQAYGRGYFPLEGSFDIDIPECETWLKYGIGEDVTEEKFMQYPWHLGRGNTMINKLVSSAAHLKDKKLISSEELTNTDMVFNEALEILKIVGDQSTISGVTHPVFHGFNYSPPDAPFPGWITYGGYFNEKNTIWPYFKHYTDYRARLSAVLQQATMFANIALLAPFADQWSEYGAQNEPFPVVVSPAYQALIWESIHQNGNACDYVSERVITGSEVNKGFLVYGKRKYHTLFLIEVRSLDISTASKLHEFVSGGGRVFCIEALPEKSTGWNNYEKRDLEVQEWIKKMQAFPDRFIFLRKPVSDFMSWYKGIQEKYMLTPYVKIEEPKTFITQVRYQTDKAELFLFVNSSSKHDASLDIAFDKEVIKHKKPWLWDAVTGQRFRLEVTDGHLRIDLGTADSKLIVFDHEKRGDLWKFNPPTGKNTKEFNNTWNVEFRHYDGSVKKEELNHLTDLKELPGYANFAGTIIYRNTFNVIGDASEYFLNLGSVYGICEVYVNGKVAGTKWFGQRIYALDGLLHEGMNGIEIKVVTVMVNYMKTLKDNTVAQYWTNLKKKDQPLQSIGLVGPVTVYQKK is encoded by the coding sequence ATGAAAAGAAGAGAATTTCTGAAACAGACTTCAGTTGCGGCCTCCGGTTTAGTTTTATTGAATGTGCTGCCATCGTATGCATATGGAATGCTAAAAATTGGTAGTTCACCATATCGTAAGTCCCTGTTTGAAATATTCAGTAATCCGGAAAATTCTTATCGTCCGTTTGTCCGATGGTGGTGGAATGGAGATAAAATAGAAAAAGCCGAACTTGCTAGGGAGCTCAGAGTCTTGAAAGATGCCGGCATCGGTGGTGTTGAGATCAATCCGATATCATTTCCTTTACGAACGGATGACATGGGGAAGACGAGTGTGGATTGGCTAAGTGATGAATGGATTGACTTGTTGAAATTTACACTTGAAGAAGCTAAATCATTGGATATGACCTGCGATTTACTTGTCGGTACCGGATTTCCTATGGGGGGTGATTTTCTGGAAAAAGAAGAGTGTTCACAGATTGTGGTGATAGCGGTAAAGAAATTGAAAGGCCCTCTTACAACAGAATTTTCCCTTTTTGATCTTTATAAAGAAGCCGATCCTGCCATTACCAGTCCTTATAGCGGAAGAACGATGGAAATGCTGGAGGTTAAAATGGTGCCTGATCCACTCAATCATATGGATGAAGTGGTGAATTTGTCAGACCAGATTAAAAATGGAATAATCAAAGTTTCAGTACCAAAAGGAGAGTATGCAGTTTATGGATTGGTAAAGATAGAACGTTTTATGAGTGTGATCCAGGGTGCACCGGGAGGTATGGGACCTGTACTTAATCATTATAATGTGGAGGCTGTAAAGAAATACCTCAACAGAATGAGTGATGCCATTCAGCAAAAAATAGGACCACTTGCTCCAAATATCAGATCTTTCTTTATCGACAGTCTCGAGACGGAAGGGACAAACTGGAATAGTGATATGATGAGTGAGTTCAAAAAAAGGAGAGGATATGATCTTTATCCTTATTTGCCTTTTGTTTTGTTTAAAATAGGAGGTATGGGAAATACTACCGGTCAGAATATTCTTTACCCGGTAAAAACAGGTCCAGAGTTCAAAAAGATGATTGACCGGATGCGGTATGATTTTGAACTGACCAAAGCAGAAATTTTTGAAGAAAGGTTTGTGCATACTTTCGTACAGTGGTGTAAAGACAATAAAATAAAATCAAGGGCACAGGCATATGGGCGCGGCTATTTTCCATTGGAAGGAAGTTTCGATATCGATATTCCAGAATGTGAAACCTGGTTGAAATATGGAATAGGAGAAGATGTCACTGAAGAAAAATTCATGCAATATCCGTGGCATTTAGGTAGGGGGAATACCATGATCAATAAACTGGTGTCCTCGGCTGCCCACTTAAAGGATAAAAAACTGATCAGTTCTGAAGAGCTTACCAATACGGATATGGTATTTAATGAAGCCCTGGAAATACTTAAGATAGTAGGTGATCAGAGTACGATATCCGGAGTTACCCATCCTGTTTTTCATGGCTTTAATTATTCGCCACCTGATGCACCATTTCCAGGTTGGATCACTTATGGTGGATATTTTAATGAGAAAAATACGATCTGGCCTTATTTTAAACATTATACAGATTACCGCGCAAGACTGTCTGCTGTATTGCAGCAGGCGACTATGTTCGCTAACATCGCTCTTTTAGCACCCTTTGCAGATCAATGGTCTGAGTATGGTGCACAAAACGAACCTTTCCCGGTTGTAGTGTCCCCGGCATACCAGGCTTTAATATGGGAATCCATTCATCAGAACGGTAATGCATGCGATTACGTATCGGAACGTGTGATTACCGGCTCGGAGGTTAACAAAGGTTTCCTCGTTTATGGGAAAAGGAAGTATCATACCTTATTTTTGATCGAAGTACGGAGTTTGGACATTTCTACAGCGAGCAAGTTACATGAATTTGTAAGTGGGGGCGGGAGAGTTTTTTGTATCGAAGCTCTGCCGGAAAAATCTACGGGCTGGAATAATTATGAGAAAAGAGACCTGGAAGTACAGGAATGGATTAAAAAAATGCAAGCGTTCCCTGATCGGTTTATTTTCTTACGCAAGCCTGTCTCTGATTTTATGAGTTGGTATAAAGGTATTCAGGAAAAATATATGCTCACGCCTTATGTAAAAATAGAAGAACCAAAGACGTTTATTACACAGGTTCGGTACCAGACAGATAAAGCAGAACTTTTCTTATTTGTTAATTCCAGTAGCAAGCATGATGCGTCATTGGATATTGCATTTGATAAAGAAGTTATTAAACACAAGAAGCCCTGGTTATGGGATGCCGTAACGGGCCAACGGTTCAGGTTGGAGGTAACGGATGGGCACCTTCGGATTGATCTTGGCACCGCAGATTCCAAATTGATTGTTTTTGATCATGAAAAGAGGGGAGATCTTTGGAAATTCAATCCCCCGACAGGAAAGAATACAAAAGAGTTCAATAATACATGGAATGTTGAATTCAGGCATTATGATGGTTCTGTTAAAAAAGAAGAGTTGAATCATCTTACTGATCTTAAAGAACTTCCAGGTTATGCTAATTTTGCGGGAACCATCATTTATCGTAATACATTTAATGTGATAGGAGATGCTTCAGAATACTTCTTAAACCTCGGTAGTGTGTATGGGATTTGTGAAGTGTATGTTAACGGAAAAGTAGCTGGCACAAAATGGTTTGGGCAAAGGATTTATGCTCTGGATGGTTTACTTCATGAAGGGATGAATGGAATCGAAATCAAAGTAGTGACCGTTATGGTCAATTATATGAAAACCCTTAAAGACAATACTGTAGCCCAGTACTGGACAAATCTGAAAAAGAAAGACCAGCCTTTGCAGTCCATAGGGTTGGTAGGTCCCGTGACTGTTTATCAAAAAAAATAG
- a CDS encoding GNAT family N-acetyltransferase, with protein sequence MNVKFPLFPALETERLDLRRLSLADAQAIYELRSDHEVARLTGREPAKSIHDATAYIHKIEKLFKENACLFWVISYKNESALIGAVCFWNFDLSNKSIEIGYELLPEFQKKGIIGEAVKEIINFGFEIMKADIITAFPSAHNPQSVGILEKLNFKLGGDTFQHDHENVEGMLTYVLYNSGYSSVSDNNFG encoded by the coding sequence ATGAATGTTAAATTCCCTCTATTTCCAGCTTTAGAAACTGAACGTTTAGATTTAAGAAGATTATCCCTTGCGGACGCTCAGGCAATCTATGAACTAAGATCTGATCATGAAGTCGCCAGATTAACGGGGAGAGAACCTGCAAAAAGCATACATGATGCGACTGCTTATATCCATAAAATTGAAAAGCTATTTAAGGAAAATGCATGCCTGTTCTGGGTAATTTCCTACAAAAACGAATCTGCTTTAATCGGTGCCGTATGCTTTTGGAATTTTGATCTGTCTAATAAGTCCATAGAAATCGGATACGAACTGCTTCCGGAATTTCAAAAAAAGGGTATCATAGGAGAAGCCGTAAAAGAGATCATCAATTTTGGGTTTGAAATCATGAAAGCTGACATCATCACAGCCTTCCCATCTGCCCATAACCCCCAATCAGTTGGCATATTGGAAAAATTAAATTTTAAATTGGGAGGCGATACATTTCAACACGACCACGAAAATGTCGAAGGAATGCTTACGTATGTTCTTTATAATTCTGGATATTCATCGGTTTCTGATAATAATTTTGGCTGA
- a CDS encoding fused DSP-PTPase phosphatase/NAD kinase-like protein translates to MKKTIFFILALSTLACAPENSEDLQSQSAYSSKNAELGITSKSSRPQNWAQKVTGSPFDNLYKVNNDVYRSEQPDSEGYDFLQQKNVASILNLRSGHTDNISGTNYTGTLYHVPMVASDVSDVEIIQALRIIRTAPKPIDIHCQHGSDRTGVTLAMYRIVFQNWSKADATKEMKEGGYNFHSQYTNLVNYLRDVDVNYIKTQVFN, encoded by the coding sequence ATGAAAAAAACGATTTTTTTTATTTTAGCATTGAGCACGCTGGCTTGTGCTCCTGAAAATTCTGAAGATTTACAATCTCAATCCGCTTACAGCTCCAAAAATGCTGAACTAGGTATTACTTCTAAAAGTTCAAGACCTCAAAACTGGGCTCAAAAAGTTACAGGATCACCTTTTGATAATCTGTATAAAGTTAATAATGATGTTTATAGAAGTGAACAGCCTGATAGTGAAGGCTATGACTTTCTTCAGCAAAAAAATGTTGCATCAATTCTTAATCTGAGATCAGGTCATACCGACAATATTAGCGGAACTAATTACACAGGTACTTTATATCATGTTCCTATGGTTGCTTCAGATGTTTCGGATGTAGAGATTATCCAGGCTTTAAGAATCATAAGAACAGCTCCCAAGCCAATAGATATACATTGCCAACATGGGAGTGACAGAACCGGAGTTACTTTGGCCATGTATCGTATCGTATTTCAGAATTGGAGTAAAGCAGATGCTACGAAAGAGATGAAGGAGGGAGGCTACAATTTCCATTCGCAGTATACCAATCTGGTTAATTATCTCAGAGATGTTGATGTAAATTATATTAAAACACAGGTGTTTAACTAG
- a CDS encoding DUF1826 domain-containing protein, with protein sequence MNNTFSDNNQIGLVSTFPELVNTNFQGAMNAICWHRDWDGDFKEIVSKLQLKDNVTEVFTEDLLALPLSEKGIRAREIILNDLQLLTDFGAQPSLNLLKSYERDEELDFISTDVYSYHVDRSPVSTDTFLCTYHGTASEFLPNDQVEQKTLIPEIREKLKELHDGPEAEFEAFLKEYFFDLHYQPKPNAEPISMGSGHLWRLAVDHPSQKVLPCVHRAPVENDGEYRLLLIC encoded by the coding sequence ATGAACAATACATTTTCTGATAACAATCAAATTGGTCTGGTTTCAACTTTTCCTGAACTCGTTAACACCAACTTTCAGGGAGCGATGAATGCTATTTGCTGGCACAGAGATTGGGATGGAGATTTTAAAGAAATTGTTTCTAAACTTCAATTGAAGGATAATGTTACGGAAGTTTTCACCGAAGACCTTTTAGCACTACCATTATCAGAAAAAGGAATCAGGGCAAGAGAAATTATTCTAAATGACTTACAACTGCTAACAGATTTTGGTGCGCAGCCATCTCTCAATTTACTTAAAAGCTACGAACGAGATGAGGAGCTGGATTTCATTTCAACCGACGTATATTCTTACCATGTAGATCGTTCGCCTGTCAGTACTGATACTTTTTTGTGTACCTATCATGGTACCGCCAGTGAATTTTTACCTAATGATCAGGTCGAACAAAAAACTCTGATTCCAGAAATCCGGGAAAAGCTTAAGGAATTACATGATGGTCCGGAAGCAGAATTTGAAGCTTTTCTGAAAGAATATTTTTTCGATCTGCATTATCAACCTAAGCCTAATGCAGAGCCTATCAGTATGGGATCAGGGCATCTTTGGCGTCTTGCAGTGGATCATCCTTCACAGAAGGTCCTGCCTTGTGTTCATAGAGCTCCGGTTGAAAACGATGGTGAGTACCGACTGCTTTTGATCTGTTAA
- a CDS encoding cupin domain-containing protein: protein MADTVILSEGAEFDHVIQEVSKYIHLYVMAFEKDERTITRVDKRENMYGGKGTVYMIQMFDHQELANNRLAAYMVLLNKGDESGFHTHNQRNEEELYVVVHGTGEYRERTGTQGAERKKILQKGDITAISSIGYHSIENIGDEPLIMFVITTNNPS, encoded by the coding sequence ATGGCTGATACAGTTATACTGTCCGAAGGAGCAGAATTTGACCACGTTATACAGGAGGTTTCAAAATACATCCATCTTTATGTAATGGCATTTGAAAAAGACGAGCGAACTATTACCCGAGTAGATAAACGTGAAAACATGTACGGTGGAAAAGGAACGGTCTATATGATACAAATGTTCGATCACCAGGAATTAGCCAATAACCGTCTGGCTGCCTATATGGTTTTATTAAACAAAGGGGACGAGTCTGGTTTTCATACACACAATCAAAGAAATGAAGAGGAACTATATGTCGTTGTCCATGGAACCGGAGAGTATCGGGAAAGAACCGGAACCCAGGGAGCAGAGCGAAAAAAGATTCTTCAAAAAGGAGACATTACAGCCATCAGTTCCATAGGCTATCATTCTATAGAAAATATAGGAGACGAACCTTTAATCATGTTTGTCATTACCACAAATAACCCCTCATAA
- a CDS encoding acyl-CoA thioesterase produces MKYSKEYVAKDEHIDVQEIMDGLYYPFYMEYCRHEYIDEILGFNLENEAKNGVNMVLSEYSISFLRSLKKGDTFTVTCELFRDKNGAPKLHFKQSIILNGKITTKAVFTGTCVPAKGGRPFLPESLKATIENAPVLED; encoded by the coding sequence ATGAAGTATTCAAAAGAATATGTAGCTAAAGATGAGCACATTGATGTACAAGAAATTATGGATGGCTTGTACTATCCATTTTACATGGAATATTGCAGACATGAATATATTGATGAAATTTTAGGCTTTAATCTTGAAAATGAAGCAAAGAATGGAGTGAATATGGTTTTGTCGGAATACTCTATCAGTTTTCTCCGATCCTTAAAAAAGGGAGATACTTTTACGGTAACCTGTGAATTATTCCGTGATAAAAATGGAGCTCCTAAACTGCACTTCAAGCAATCAATTATTTTGAATGGCAAGATCACGACAAAAGCTGTTTTTACAGGCACCTGTGTTCCAGCGAAAGGGGGCAGACCATTCCTTCCTGAATCCCTGAAAGCAACCATTGAAAATGCACCGGTTTTAGAAGACTAA
- a CDS encoding winged helix-turn-helix transcriptional regulator, translated as MNCSDKENLKERTLALRDTLDLLGGKWKICILRNLYFGTMRFKDLQETVSGISPKVLSKMLYDLEQNLLITRKVNNTKPITVSYTITEYAKETIPVIEALLDFGLKHRRRIKAK; from the coding sequence ATGAATTGCAGTGATAAAGAAAATTTAAAAGAACGCACTTTAGCATTAAGAGATACACTCGATTTATTAGGAGGTAAATGGAAAATTTGTATTCTACGTAACCTATATTTTGGTACGATGAGGTTTAAAGATTTACAGGAAACGGTATCAGGTATTTCACCAAAAGTACTGTCAAAGATGTTGTATGATCTTGAACAAAACCTGCTCATTACGAGAAAGGTCAATAATACAAAGCCCATTACGGTTTCTTATACAATTACCGAATATGCGAAAGAAACAATACCTGTCATTGAGGCTTTGCTCGATTTTGGATTGAAACACAGAAGGAGAATCAAGGCAAAATGA
- a CDS encoding dihydrofolate reductase family protein, producing MKVTIIANISVNGRILSSDNPHHQLPKEAMEFYIKLANKIGSLIIGVKTFENFQKFPDEVKEHFKSINIIILSDKPYSAEGYQTFESPEAILDYAISEGLQEIAIGGGINTFNAFIDKDLVTNLHFNMSPLITGDGGFLGNNKELDTKFEIAEHTINEGFLQLHLTRK from the coding sequence ATGAAAGTAACCATAATAGCCAACATTTCAGTTAATGGACGAATATTATCATCCGATAATCCACACCATCAGCTGCCAAAAGAAGCAATGGAGTTCTACATTAAACTGGCAAACAAAATAGGAAGTCTCATTATTGGGGTTAAAACTTTTGAAAACTTCCAAAAATTCCCCGATGAAGTAAAAGAGCATTTTAAAAGCATAAACATTATAATACTATCCGATAAACCCTATTCAGCAGAAGGTTATCAGACATTTGAGAGCCCTGAAGCCATTCTTGACTATGCCATATCTGAAGGCTTACAGGAAATTGCTATTGGAGGTGGAATAAATACCTTTAACGCTTTTATAGACAAAGATCTGGTCACAAACCTCCACTTCAATATGAGCCCTTTGATCACAGGAGATGGAGGGTTTTTAGGAAACAACAAAGAGCTTGATACAAAATTTGAGATCGCAGAACATACAATTAATGAAGGTTTTCTCCAACTTCATTTGACAAGGAAATAG
- a CDS encoding NADP-dependent oxidoreductase: MKAIIVTNEAEGTAGMKLTESPEPIASMNEVVVQVHASGFTFNELEWPSTWTDRHDVSRTPSIPGHEFSGIVTEMGYGTTGLSVGQRVFGLADWYRDGSLAEYITIEARNLAPLPGDVDFETGAALVMPGLTAWQGIFDHGQLKSGQRVIVHGAAGVVGSMAVQLAREVGAYVIGTGRASGRQTAHDFGVHEYIDLDNSRLEDVGHVDLVFDVLGGEIATRSAGVIREGGTLVTIAGPIDARPVGGRTIDFIVEANRDQLTQLAQRVRDGYLKTNIGKVAPLEDAVATFAPNMHLTGKTIIRIRP; the protein is encoded by the coding sequence ATGAAAGCAATTATCGTAACAAATGAGGCTGAAGGAACAGCCGGCATGAAACTAACGGAAAGCCCTGAACCGATCGCTTCGATGAATGAAGTGGTCGTTCAGGTTCATGCTTCAGGATTCACTTTCAATGAGCTTGAGTGGCCATCGACCTGGACTGATCGTCATGATGTAAGCCGGACACCCTCTATCCCGGGACATGAATTTTCAGGTATCGTTACTGAGATGGGCTACGGTACAACTGGATTATCAGTGGGGCAGCGCGTATTTGGTCTTGCTGACTGGTACCGCGATGGCTCACTCGCAGAATATATAACCATTGAGGCCAGGAATCTGGCTCCTTTGCCGGGTGATGTTGATTTTGAGACAGGTGCAGCGCTGGTGATGCCTGGCTTAACTGCCTGGCAAGGGATATTCGACCATGGGCAGCTAAAATCAGGACAAAGAGTAATTGTTCACGGAGCGGCAGGTGTCGTGGGTTCAATGGCAGTTCAGTTGGCTCGTGAAGTTGGTGCATATGTCATTGGTACGGGGAGAGCAAGCGGTCGTCAAACGGCTCACGACTTTGGAGTGCATGAATATATTGATCTCGATAATAGCAGATTAGAGGATGTTGGCCATGTTGATCTTGTTTTCGATGTTCTGGGTGGGGAAATCGCGACGCGATCTGCAGGAGTGATTCGGGAAGGAGGAACATTGGTCACTATTGCAGGCCCGATTGATGCAAGGCCTGTGGGGGGACGTACAATAGATTTCATTGTCGAAGCCAATCGTGATCAATTAACTCAACTGGCTCAGCGTGTTCGGGATGGATACCTTAAAACAAATATTGGTAAAGTTGCACCACTTGAAGATGCCGTGGCAACCTTCGCTCCCAACATGCATCTCACAGGTAAAACGATTATTCGTATCCGTCCGTAA
- a CDS encoding carboxymuconolactone decarboxylase family protein, with amino-acid sequence MPRIEALKPEHVPADSKPTLDAFTNSLGFTPNMMATFAASPIAFNTWATFLGSMSKALDVKTRDSIGLTVSEVNGCNYCLTVHSYTAEHMAKLTPEEIILARKGHATDPKRDAAVQFARKVIETRGNISDSDFNAVKDAGYTDAHVLEIIGLVTMYSLTNFINNVSNPDKDFPQVVPAGMI; translated from the coding sequence ATGCCTAGAATTGAAGCATTAAAGCCGGAACATGTACCGGCTGATTCAAAACCAACCCTTGATGCGTTTACAAATAGTCTGGGTTTTACTCCAAATATGATGGCAACATTTGCCGCAAGTCCCATTGCATTTAACACCTGGGCCACATTCTTAGGAAGCATGAGCAAAGCGCTTGATGTAAAAACACGTGACAGTATTGGACTCACAGTTTCTGAAGTCAATGGTTGTAACTACTGTCTCACCGTTCACAGTTATACGGCAGAGCATATGGCAAAACTTACCCCGGAGGAAATCATCCTTGCCCGAAAGGGACATGCCACGGATCCAAAGCGCGATGCAGCTGTTCAATTTGCACGTAAAGTGATAGAGACTCGAGGTAATATCAGTGATTCTGATTTTAATGCGGTAAAAGATGCCGGATATACAGATGCTCATGTACTGGAGATAATTGGCCTGGTGACGATGTATTCTTTGACCAATTTTATCAATAATGTATCTAATCCTGACAAAGATTTCCCGCAAGTCGTGCCTGCAGGGATGATTTGA
- a CDS encoding nitroreductase family protein encodes MTNPVIETILSRSAAKYYDTTAVLSDDQIRELVQIGTTAPTSFHLQNWRFIAVRTPEAKARLRPIAWNQPAITDAAVTFIVIGQLVDTSVIPSRLEPLVKAGVMPESMVPEWEIPARDLYMAYPQRRRDEAIRTATFGAAAIIYAARSLNMGSTPMIGFDFDAVAKEFGLAEDEVPAMLLSVGPQRPGNWIQKPRRPLEEVLDLV; translated from the coding sequence ATGACAAATCCGGTCATCGAAACCATTTTAAGTCGCAGCGCAGCTAAGTATTATGATACTACCGCTGTATTGAGCGACGATCAAATCCGTGAGTTGGTACAAATTGGTACTACTGCACCTACATCTTTTCACTTACAAAACTGGCGGTTTATCGCAGTACGTACCCCTGAGGCCAAAGCAAGGTTACGTCCGATTGCCTGGAATCAGCCCGCCATCACAGATGCAGCTGTGACTTTCATTGTGATCGGCCAATTGGTTGATACCAGTGTGATACCCAGTCGTCTTGAGCCATTGGTAAAAGCGGGTGTTATGCCTGAAAGTATGGTTCCGGAATGGGAAATTCCTGCACGTGATTTATATATGGCTTACCCTCAGCGCAGAAGGGATGAAGCAATACGGACTGCTACCTTCGGTGCTGCTGCCATAATCTATGCAGCCCGATCTCTGAATATGGGTTCAACACCAATGATCGGGTTTGATTTTGATGCGGTAGCTAAAGAGTTTGGACTGGCAGAAGATGAAGTGCCGGCTATGTTGTTATCTGTGGGCCCGCAACGTCCTGGTAACTGGATACAGAAGCCACGTCGCCCGCTTGAAGAAGTACTTGATTTAGTGTAA
- a CDS encoding PLP-dependent aminotransferase family protein, which produces MIEKLLEITFNKEGQHRPLYQQLESSIIQLICQGILKPGQMLPSSRALSESLHLNRKTVVATYDELNAQGWVETKDRSGVYVSSQLPETSARMADINSKKLKRNPQPGYPLITKEPFNYTTVDDQNSNIITPGTRMPLYKFDDGFPDPRIAPIDQLVREYRRLGKGRLANQFLMYGSEYGSLRLRVELAKFLNRTRGMQVTENEILITKGTQMGIYLTTQLLIRPGDTVFVPEPGYFDANQIFKLAGANLVFIPVDKDGMDVDRIEQLCQQKTPKMIYIIPHHHRPTTVTLSAERRMRLINLASRYGFALLEDDYDFDYHFTSNPLLPLASVDTGGHIIYVGSFCKSIAPGIRIGFMIAPETVINEAAAVRRLIDRQGEQLLEEAMAELLIAGDISRHIKKSYKIYQGRLENTCQLLSEHLEEYIKFDRPNGGLAIWASYRQGISASEVAKNADKLGLKISDGSNYFFEPNTSTSNNFIRMGYCSVDETEMAHAIQIWKQALILSTTKRNP; this is translated from the coding sequence ATGATAGAAAAGCTTCTTGAAATTACATTTAACAAGGAAGGTCAGCACAGACCTTTATATCAGCAATTGGAGTCTTCAATTATCCAATTGATATGCCAGGGAATATTAAAACCCGGGCAGATGCTTCCCTCTTCACGTGCACTTTCTGAGAGTCTTCATCTCAACCGTAAAACTGTTGTAGCAACTTACGACGAATTGAATGCACAGGGATGGGTAGAAACCAAAGACAGAAGTGGTGTTTATGTTTCAAGCCAACTGCCTGAAACATCAGCACGCATGGCCGATATAAATAGTAAGAAGTTAAAACGTAATCCACAGCCGGGTTATCCTCTTATCACAAAAGAGCCTTTTAATTATACAACGGTTGATGATCAAAATAGTAACATTATTACCCCCGGAACACGGATGCCATTATATAAATTTGATGACGGTTTTCCAGATCCCAGAATTGCACCCATTGATCAGTTGGTCAGAGAATACAGAAGGCTTGGAAAAGGACGCCTGGCCAATCAATTCCTCATGTATGGCTCAGAATATGGTTCACTCAGACTAAGAGTTGAACTTGCTAAGTTTTTAAACCGCACCAGAGGAATGCAAGTCACAGAAAATGAAATACTGATAACCAAGGGAACCCAGATGGGCATTTATTTAACAACCCAGCTGCTGATTCGTCCCGGTGACACTGTATTTGTTCCGGAACCGGGATATTTCGACGCCAATCAAATCTTTAAGCTGGCAGGGGCAAATCTTGTATTTATTCCTGTGGATAAAGACGGAATGGACGTGGACAGGATTGAACAGTTGTGTCAACAAAAAACACCCAAAATGATCTATATCATTCCCCACCACCACCGCCCTACCACGGTCACACTGAGTGCGGAACGGCGTATGAGGCTCATAAACCTGGCCAGCAGGTACGGATTTGCATTACTGGAAGATGATTATGATTTTGATTATCATTTTACAAGCAATCCGCTTCTGCCTTTGGCCAGTGTAGATACAGGTGGTCACATTATTTATGTAGGCTCCTTTTGTAAAAGTATTGCTCCAGGTATCCGTATTGGTTTTATGATTGCTCCTGAAACAGTAATTAACGAAGCGGCTGCAGTCCGACGATTAATTGACCGGCAAGGAGAGCAGTTACTTGAAGAAGCAATGGCTGAACTTTTAATCGCAGGAGATATTTCCCGGCACATCAAAAAATCATACAAAATTTATCAGGGTCGACTGGAAAATACCTGCCAGCTGCTTTCAGAACATTTAGAAGAATATATAAAGTTTGACCGTCCAAACGGAGGGCTAGCCATCTGGGCAAGCTACAGGCAAGGTATAAGTGCCAGCGAGGTAGCTAAGAATGCGGATAAATTAGGATTGAAAATCAGTGATGGCAGCAATTACTTTTTTGAACCCAATACATCTACATCCAATAACTTTATCCGTATGGGCTATTGCTCTGTGGATGAAACAGAAATGGCTCATGCTATTCAAATATGGAAACAGGCTCTTATATTGTCTACCACGAAACGTAATCCGTAA